A segment of the Candidatus Ryanbacteria bacterium CG10_big_fil_rev_8_21_14_0_10_43_42 genome:
CCGGATGGCTTGCAGGCGCTTATTGGTCTTGGATTTGGCGGGTCTCTCATTTCGGTATTTGCGCGTCTTGGCGGCGGTATCTATACGAAAGGCGCTGATGTGGGTGCTGATCTTGTCGGTAAGGTGGAGGCGGGTATTCCGGAAGACGACCCTCGCAATCCGGCGGTTATCGCTGACAACGTGGGTGACAACGTGGGAGATACGGCGGGAATGGCTGCTGATTTATTCGAAACATATGTGGTAACAACGGTAGCCGCTATGATTTTGGGATCCAGCATCTTTGGCGGTCTGGAAGCTGTACAAAGTTATCCGATTTTATTAGGTGCGGTATCTCTTGTGGCGTCTCTCATCGGATCTTCCTTTGCGCGATTAGGATCATCAAAATCTATTATGGGAGCACTTTATTGGGCGCTTGGCGTGTCAGTGGTAATTTCAGGAATTCTTTTTATCCCCGCAACGAAATTTTTTGTAACAGCCCCGGGAAGTTCTTCATTCGGTCCGTTTGCCGGCATGTCGCTTATTCCCGGTAATTGGACACACGTATACGGAGCCGCGCTGATAGGGCTTGCCGTTGCCGTGCTTATGGTAGTGGTCACCGAATATTATACATCAAAAAAATTCCGTCCGGTGCAGTCTATAGCTGAAGCATCAGCCCAAAGTCCCGGTACGAATATTATTATAGGTCTTTCGGTTGGTATGGAAGCTACCGTACTTCCTATTATTATCATCGCGTTCGGTATGCTCTTCGCCTTTAACTTGTTTGGGCTTTACGGTGTTGCCGTAGCGAGTGTTGCCATGTTGTCTCTTACCGGCATTGTGGTCGCTATTGATGCATTTGGTCCCATTACCGATAATGCGGGCGGTATTGCGGAAATGGCGGGATTGCCGAAAGAAGTACGCGAAATAACCGATGAATTGGATGCGGTGGGAAATACCACGAAAGCGGTTACAAAAGGATATGCCATCGCGTCTGCCGGACTTGCCGCCTTGGTGTTATTTGCTTCTTATACGGAAGAACTTGCCGCCGCGGGTGCCGATGTTTTATTTGAACTATCCGATCCGTTAGTTATTATCGGTATTTTCTTTGGTGCGACGTTGCCGTACCTGTTCGGTTCTCTTGCTATGCGCGCTGTGGGACGTGCGGCGGGAAGCGTAGTGGAAGAGGTACGTCGTCAATTTCGGGAAATCCCCGGTATTATGGAAGGAACGGCAAAGCCGGAATATGCACGTGCGGTTGATATTGTTACGAAAGCCGCACTAAAAGAGATGATACTCCCGGCCATTATCCCGATTATTGTCACTGTGGCGGTTGCTCTCGTATTTGGCGCAAGTGCGCTTGCCGGACTTCTTATTGGTGTTATTACGTCAGGGTTGTTTGTTGCTCTTTCCATGACGTCCGGAGGCGCCGCTTGGGATAACACGAAAAAATTTATCGAAGAAGGAAATTATGGCGGCAAGGGTTCGCCGGCTCATGCGGCGGCTATTATCGGAGATACTGTCGGAGATCCGTATAAAGAT
Coding sequences within it:
- the hppA gene encoding sodium-translocating pyrophosphatase (pyrophosphate-energized proton pump; pyrophosphate-energized inorganic pyrophosphatase; H+-PPase; can cleave pyrophosphate to two phosphates; can generate a proton motive force and drive pyrophosphate synthesis when PMF is sufficient); this encodes MIELFAIGISGIAILYAFFLMRSITKADTGNDEMQSIATAIQEGAQAYLKREYRVIAIVAVIVAVLLAVFLSMNVAVGFIIGAVASGFAGYLGMKTAVLANVRTAEAARSGMDGAFRMAYRGGAVTGFLVVGLGLLVVSGLWYVVKDTPDGLQALIGLGFGGSLISVFARLGGGIYTKGADVGADLVGKVEAGIPEDDPRNPAVIADNVGDNVGDTAGMAADLFETYVVTTVAAMILGSSIFGGLEAVQSYPILLGAVSLVASLIGSSFARLGSSKSIMGALYWALGVSVVISGILFIPATKFFVTAPGSSSFGPFAGMSLIPGNWTHVYGAALIGLAVAVLMVVVTEYYTSKKFRPVQSIAEASAQSPGTNIIIGLSVGMEATVLPIIIIAFGMLFAFNLFGLYGVAVASVAMLSLTGIVVAIDAFGPITDNAGGIAEMAGLPKEVREITDELDAVGNTTKAVTKGYAIASAGLAALVLFASYTEELAAAGADVLFELSDPLVIIGIFFGATLPYLFGSLAMRAVGRAAGSVVEEVRRQFREIPGIMEGTAKPEYARAVDIVTKAALKEMILPAIIPIIVTVAVALVFGASALAGLLIGVITSGLFVALSMTSGGAAWDNTKKFIEEGNYGGKGSPAHAAAIIGDTVGDPYKDTAGPAINPMIKVVNIVALLLVSFLV